A window of the Lactuca sativa cultivar Salinas chromosome 5, Lsat_Salinas_v11, whole genome shotgun sequence genome harbors these coding sequences:
- the LOC111888062 gene encoding uncharacterized protein LOC111888062: MYCNFTKCHAFPFAIRASSQPPKCFLPFYIKPKTPQFSPISNPETNVFYKSRITSYRTPSVGFMEKTHEYCQLLGTADRDSFVSFNQHVRKKREHVYAAKSESLSNGLHSNPRKFSTSYSRKVVEGTTDSPNPLPWLAKNKDKEVKDSEKEKPAPRRSSWEISAEKFSKNGTQTREKIRRKDFKPRNKTSEDESATRKFTRVRSSWETSAEKFVKRGDESRENGRRFNESRENGKRFDESRENTRRFDERNDYRERRISEDDSDLETQEADNNNPNWYKIQERFESFDRVNVERNDKWSRQDNWGKKVWKEATESSIPKMVGECVYGVGPVLAALLANRREFYVLYIQEGIDLTGNNKKKKDKKGFEKVLKVADKLGLTIKEISKHDLNMIVDNRPHQGLVLDASPLEMVNIRELDRTAGDMDMSMSPLWLALDEVMDPQNLGAIIRSAYFFGAAGVVLCAKNSAPLSGVVSKASAGSLELIELRCCKNMMQFLVSSAENGWRVVGGSVSSRAVGLTELRTGEPTVLVLGSEGTGLRPLVERSCTELVKIPGNIPVHLSGGFEDGESFVAVESLNVSVAAGVLLHHFVGNSNNKTVVDIEG; encoded by the coding sequence ATGTATTGTAATTTTACCAAGTGCCATGCTTTCCCTTTCGCCATTAGAGCTTCTTCGCAACCACCAAAATGTTTTCTACCATTCTATATAAAACCCAAAACTCCCCAGTTTTCTCCTATTTCAAATCCTGAAACAAATGTTTTCTACAAGTCCAGAATTACGAGCTATAgaactccctctgttgggtttatGGAGAAAACACATGAGTATTGTCAGTTATTAGGGACTGCAGATAGGGATAGTTTTGTTAGTTTCAATCAACACGTTAGGAAGAAGAGAGAGCATGTATATGCTGCAAAAAGTGAATCCCTTTCAAATGGGCTTCATTCAAACCCTAGAAAATTTTCCACTTCCTATTCTCGTAAAGTGGTTGAAGGTACTACCGATTCTCCAAATCCCCTTCCTTGGTTAGCTAAAAATAAAGATAAGGAAGTTAAAGACTCTGAAAAAGAAAAACCTGCTCCAAGGAGGTCATCTTGGGAAATCTCAGCTGAAAAGTTCTCCAAAAATGGCACACAGACAAGGGAAAAGATTAGGAGAAAAGATTTCAAACCAAGAAACAAGACATCAGAAGATGAATCAGCTACAAGAAAGTTCACTCGAGTGCGATCTTCTTGGGAGACATCAGCTGAAAAATTTGTGAAAAGGGGAGATGAAAGTAGGGAAAATGGTAGACGATTTAATGAAAGTAGGGAAAATGGTAAACGATTTGATGAAAGTAGGGAAAACACTAGACGATTTGATGAAAGAAACGATTATAGGGAAAGAAGGATTTCTGAAGACGATTCTGACCTTGAAACTCAAGAAGCTGACAATAATAATCCCAATTGGTATAAGATTCAAGAGAGATTCGAATCATTCGATAGGGTTAATGTGGAACGAAATGACAAGTGGAGTAGGCAAGACAATTGGGGAAAAAAGGTATGGAAAGAAGCAACCGAATCAAGCATACCAAAAATGGTCGGTGAATGTGTCTATGGAGTGGGCCCCGTACTAGCTGCACTATTAGCAAACCGAAGAGAATTCTACGTTTTATACATTCAAGAAGGCATCGACTTAACCGgaaataacaaaaagaaaaaagacaAAAAAGGGTTCGAAAAAGTTTTAAAAGTAGCCGATAAACTAGGGTTAACCATAAAAGAAATCTCAAAACATGATCTCAACATGATTGTGGACAATCGTCCACATCAAGGTCTAGTTCTCGACGCTTCACCATTAGAAATGGTGAACATTCGAGAACTAGACCGCACAGCAGGGGACATGGACATGTCCATGTCCCCGCTGTGGTTAGCGCTGGATGAAGTTATGGACCCACAAAACCTGGGTGCCATAATTCGTTCAGCGTATTTCTTTGGTGCAGCAGGGGTTGTACTTTGTGCAAAGAATTCTGCACCACTTAGTGGGGTTGTAAGTAAAGCGAGTGCTGGATCGCTTGAGTTGATTGAGCTTAGGTGTTGTAAGAATATGATGCAGTTTTTGGTTTCTTCGGCTGAAAATGGTTGGAGGGTTGTTGGTGGTTCGGTGAGTTCACGAGCTGTGGGTTTGACTGAGTTACGAACCGGTGAGCCAACGGTTCTGGTTTTGGGGAGTGAGGGCACGGGGTTGAGACCGTTGGTTGAGAGGTCGTGTACTGAGTTGGTTAAGATTCCGGGGAATATTCCGGTTCATTTGAGTGGTGGGTTTGAAGATGGTGAATCTTTTGTTGCTGTTGAGAGTTTGAATGTTAGTGTTGCTGCTGGGGTGCTTCTTCATCATTTTGTTGGAAATAGTAACAACAAGACTGTGGTTGACATTGAGGGGTAA
- the LOC111888050 gene encoding mitochondrial import inner membrane translocase subunit TIM17-2, with amino-acid sequence MSTPETSREPCPDRILDDIGGAFGMGAVGGSAFHFLKGVYNSPTGERFIGGTQAVRMNAPRVGGSFAVWGGLFSCFDCTMVYVRQKEDPWNSIISGAATGGFLQMRQGLGPATRSAVFGGVLLALIEGAGIMLNKFLSAQQPPPVMIEEPPSQPPQNMPLGLQFPNQSHPPPAESSPSSTSWFGGLFGGKQEEPNQKVKTEVLESFDSPAPPSFEFK; translated from the coding sequence ATGAGTACACCGGAAACCTCCAGAGAACCATGCCCGGATAGGATCTTGGACGACATCGGTGGCGCTTTCGGCATGGGCGCCGTCGGCGGCTCCGCTTTCCACTTTCTAAAAGGAGTCTACAACTCACCAACAGGCGAACGTTTCATCGGCGGGACACAAGCCGTTCGTATGAACGCACCACGTGTCGGTGGCAGCTTCGCCGTATGGGGTGGTTTGTTCTCCTGCTTCGATTGTACCATGGTCTACGTACGCCAGAAGGAAGATCCATGGAACTCGATTATCTCCGGCGCCGCCACCGGAGGTTTCCTCCAGATGCGCCAGGGTTTAGGCCCCGCCACTCGATCTGCAGTTTTTGGGGGTGTTTTGTTAGCCCTAATTGAAGGAGCTGGAATCATGCTTAATAAGTTCCTTAGCGCACAACAGCCTCCACCGGTGATGATCGAAGAGCCACCATCTCAACCACCTCAGAATATGCCTCTAGGGCTCCAGTTTCCTAATCAGAGCCATCCACCACCTGCTGAATCATCACCATCATCGACATCGTGGTTTGGTGGGTTATTTGGTGGCAAGCAAGAGGAGCCAAATCAGAAGGTCAAAACTGAAGTTCTGGAGAGTTTTGATTCGCCGGCGCCTCCTTCCTTTGAATTCAAATGA